GAGGTAGGCGAGTCCGCGCAATCCATAGCAGATGGACGGGACCGTCTTCGAGAACATCGCCGTGTCCGAGACGACGACCGCATCGCACTTCAATTTCGCGCGGTGCTTCTTGATGAACGGGATCAGGTTGGGAGAGCCGATCTCCTCCTCGCCTTCGATCAAGTACTTGATGTTGACCGGACAGCCGCCGTTGGCCAGGTGGGCCTCCAGCGCATTGACATGGGTGATGACCTGTCCCTTGTCGTCCGATGATCCACGCGCGAAGATCTTTCCCGATCGGATGGTCGGTTCGAACGGCGGCGTGTCCCAGAGCTCGATCGGGTCGACCGGCTGGACGTCATAGTGGCCATAGACGAGAATCGTCGGCGCATTCCCGGCGCCGGTCCACTCTCCGTAGACGATGGGGTGCCCCGGCGTGTCGTGCACCTCGACGGTCTTGCACCCGGCTGTACGCAATCGCTTCTTGAGCCAGGAAGCGGCACGCCGCACGTCGCCGCGCCGTTCGGGGTCGGTGCTCACTGACGGAATGGACAGCAACTCCTCCAGTTCCGCGAGGTGTCGGGTACGTAGGGATTTGACGTGCTTCGCCACAGAACTCATCGTCGGACTCCAATTCGAAATGTGTTGCCGGGTCGATTCTCCGGCCGGAACGATTCTAGCAGCCTAGAGCTTCAGACCGTGATGGTCGGCGATGGCGGCCAGCGCATCGCCGGCTCGCGTCCCGTCACCCACGCAGCCGGCGCGGGTCAGTCCGTCGGCGGCGATTCTCAGGGTCTCCAGAATCAGGTCGCGATTCTCTCGTCCACCGATCGAGCCATGGATGCCGTCACGGGCGAAGCACTCCATCGTCTCGCGCCAGCGCGGCCCGCTGTCCCACGCCTCGCCGATGGCGAGGGCGGCGTCCAGGGCCGACTCGTCATAGAGCAGTCCGGTCCACAATGACGGCACGGAGAACGCCAGAGCGTCCGGAAGGCCGTCGGCGCTCCTCACTTCTATGTAGGTGTAGGAGCGGACGTCGGTGAAGATCGTCGAAATGTGTGTCTCCCAGTCCTCGTCTCGGATCGCATCGCAGCCTGAAAGAACCATGAGTTCGCGAAACGGAACACCCCCGGCCGGAACGGTGCCGCGAGCTCGATGAAGGAAGATGGCCGGGGTCGCCAGCACGTAGTCGAGCCAGCTCTCGAGACCGAACCCCTCATCGAACACGACATCCGGGAGGCCGCAGCGGTCGGGGTCGGTCTCCTGCCACACGCGCTGCCGGTACGACTGGTAGCCGGTCTCGCGACCCTCGTAGAGCGACGAATTGGCGAACAGGGCGGTCGCGATGGGAGCGAGTAGAGCCCCACAGCGAAACTTGCGTCGGAAATCTTCCGGGTCCGCGAAATCGTACGCGCATTGGATGCTGGCCGATTGCGTCATCATCAGATGGGCCAGTCGGCCGCGTTCTCCCAGGTAGGGTCGCATGATGTGGTATCGCGACTTGGGCATCCACGGCATCTGATCGAGAGGGAGTTCCGGATCGATCGCGGTCTGGAGCCAACGGACACCCAGCTGCTCTCCTACGCGATGCATGGCATCGAGATGCAGATCGAGTTGTTCGCCCAGTTTCTCGAGATCCTCCGCCGGTCGCGACGACCACTCGACCTGCCCGCCAGGCTCCAGCGAAATGGTGCCCCAGTCCGCGTCGACGCCGATCGGGAGCGCGCCCTCGAGCACACGGCTTCCACCGCGATGCTCCATGAGGGCGTCGATCACACGACGAACCGAGGCGTCGCCATTCTCGTAGGGCAGCGGCAACCCATCGGCTTCGCGGCGTCCAAGCCGTTCGATCTCCATGCCGACCAGCCAATCCTCTCGCGGCTTGCAGGCATCCATGAAGTAACGCAGCAGGCGTTTGCGTGTGATCGGGTGAGATGCGGACACCGCGGGCTCCGAGAGAGACGATCGATCGAATAGACCCGGTATTCTAACTCGCACGATGGCAGCCGGAAAACCCACCGTTCCTGTTAGACTCCGCGGCAATGTCCAACGCCGCACTATTTGACCGATTCCGGCGACCACGGCGGCCGCTAGGGGACCAACGTCGCACCCTCCGCTATGCGCTGGGGGATATCCATCTCGACGGGCTGGACGAGGATGCGACACGGCGCATCGAGGCCCGCTGGGGCCCCTTTCTGGTCACAGACGACGACGAATTCAGAGCGTCTTCCACCGTCGTGCGTGTCACCGTCGTGGAGGGGCCGGGCTGGTTGCCGGTCGCGTCACCGGGTGAGATCTATCGGCTCGAGCGCGTGGAGCATCGGGGCAGCGCTCTGGTCGTTTCCTACCA
The Acidobacteriota bacterium genome window above contains:
- a CDS encoding dipeptidase, producing MSSVAKHVKSLRTRHLAELEELLSIPSVSTDPERRGDVRRAASWLKKRLRTAGCKTVEVHDTPGHPIVYGEWTGAGNAPTILVYGHYDVQPVDPIELWDTPPFEPTIRSGKIFARGSSDDKGQVITHVNALEAHLANGGCPVNIKYLIEGEEEIGSPNLIPFIKKHRAKLKCDAVVVSDTAMFSKTVPSICYGLRGLAYLEINARGTTRDLHSGTFGGAVVNPANALVEMLASLKNSRGRITIPGFYDGVGKLSRAERNAWKKLPHSDTTFRRSIGAPELYGEAGYTTLERIWGRPSLDINGIWSGFTGEGAKTVIPAEANAKISMRLVPGQSPTKIARLVARHLKSIAPKSVKLQVRNLHGGESWLAATDHPALAAAGVAMKRAFGKKSVFVR
- a CDS encoding glutamate-cysteine ligase family protein, which produces MSASHPITRKRLLRYFMDACKPREDWLVGMEIERLGRREADGLPLPYENGDASVRRVIDALMEHRGGSRVLEGALPIGVDADWGTISLEPGGQVEWSSRPAEDLEKLGEQLDLHLDAMHRVGEQLGVRWLQTAIDPELPLDQMPWMPKSRYHIMRPYLGERGRLAHLMMTQSASIQCAYDFADPEDFRRKFRCGALLAPIATALFANSSLYEGRETGYQSYRQRVWQETDPDRCGLPDVVFDEGFGLESWLDYVLATPAIFLHRARGTVPAGGVPFRELMVLSGCDAIRDEDWETHISTIFTDVRSYTYIEVRSADGLPDALAFSVPSLWTGLLYDESALDAALAIGEAWDSGPRWRETMECFARDGIHGSIGGRENRDLILETLRIAADGLTRAGCVGDGTRAGDALAAIADHHGLKL